A DNA window from Daucus carota subsp. sativus chromosome 3, DH1 v3.0, whole genome shotgun sequence contains the following coding sequences:
- the LOC108212680 gene encoding uncharacterized protein LOC108212680, whose protein sequence is MLSRFGKKGKLSPRDVGPFEILRRVGKVAYELALLPHLQDIHKVFHVSMLKRYLPDSNYVIEYEPIEIQPDLSFVERPVQILERREKVLRNKSVSLVRVLQRNPRVEESTWELESEMLAKYPQLFS, encoded by the coding sequence ATGCTATCCAGAtttggaaagaaagggaaactgagCCCTCGTGATGtgggtccttttgagattttgagaCGCGTGGGGAAGGTCGCGTATGAGTTAGCATTACTTCCTCACTTGCAAGATATTCACAAGGTATTCCATGTGTCTATGCTGAAGCGTTATCTTCCTGATTCTAACTATGTGATAGAATATGAACCTATCGAGATCCAACCAGATCTGTCTTTTGTAGAAAGACCAGTACAGATATTAGAAAGGCGAGAGAAAGTACTTAGGAATAAGTCTGTATCCTTAGTACGAGTTTTGCAGAGAAATCCTAGAGTGGAAGAGTCGACCTGGGAACTTGAAAGCGAAATGCTTGCCAAGTATCCTCAGTTGTTTTCGTAA